From one Gracilinanus agilis isolate LMUSP501 chromosome 5, AgileGrace, whole genome shotgun sequence genomic stretch:
- the DNAJC22 gene encoding dnaJ homolog subfamily C member 22, translating into MAKRLLVTYVLWAIGGPAGLHHLYLRRDSHALLWMLTLGGGGLGWLLEFWKLPSFVAQANQVRGGKKSHAELKPSLSPLRFVAQILVGIYFGFMALIGLSFMTSFYIVGLPLAVGLGVLLVATVGNQTSDIKSTLGAAFLTSPLFYGRPIAILPISLIASIIAQRHRRYKAPLRTETLTLRLYRLGLAYLAFTGPVAYSTFCNMADTIQRGTETLGSFLYWFTLFPVFSRIMESILILPYRIWLLVGNPNFGSFSFQEWEKVFEFVRSFQNEKQQLAYQVLGLSDGATSDEINRSYRELVKIWHPDHNQHQAEEAERHFLEIQAAYEILSKSRKSRDS; encoded by the exons ATAGCCATGCCTTGTTATGGATGCTTACCTTGGGAGGTGGTGGGTTGGGTTGGCTCTTGGAGTTCTGGAAGCTTCCCAGCTTTGTGGCACAAGCCAATCAAGTccgagggggaaaaaaaagccatgCAGAACTGAAACCCAGCCTAAGTCCATTGCGCTTTGTGGCCCAGATCCTAGTAGgcatttattttggttttatggCCCTGATTGGCCTCTCTTTCATGACCAGCTTCTATATCGTGGGTCTACCATTAGCTGTTGGTTTAGGGGTATTATTAGTTGCCACTGTGGGCAACCAGACTTCAGACATTAAGAGTACTTTAGGGGCAGCATTTTTGACTTCTCCTCTTTTCTATGGACGCCCCATAGCCATTCTACCCATCAGCCTGATTGCCAGCATCATAGCACAAAGACATCGTCGCTACAAGGCCCCTTTGAGGACTGAGACTCTCACTCTTCGCCTCTACCGCCTGGGACTTGCTTATCTGGCTTTCACTGGCCCCGTAGCCTACAGCACCTTCTGCAACATGGCTGACACTATCCAGCGTGGAACAGAGACCCTTGGCTCCTTCTTGTACTGGTTTACCCTCTTCCCAGTCTTCAGCCGTATCATGGAGTCAATCCTTATCCTACCTTACCGGATCTGGCTTCTGGTGGGGAATCCTAATTTTGGCAGCTTCTCTTTCCAGGAGTGGGAGAAAGTATTTGAGTTTGTCAGAAGCTTTCAGAATGAGAAACAGCAGCTAGCTTACCAG gTTTTGGGCCTTAGCGATGGGGCAACATCTGATGAAATCAACAGGAGCTATCGGGAATTAGTGAAAATCTGGCACCCAGATCACAACCAGCACCAGGCGGAGGAAGCTGAGAGGCATTTCTTAGAGATCCAGGCTGCTTATGAAATCCTCAGTAAGTCTAGGAAGTCCAGAGACTCATGA